The Sesamum indicum cultivar Zhongzhi No. 13 linkage group LG1, S_indicum_v1.0, whole genome shotgun sequence genome includes a window with the following:
- the LOC105177445 gene encoding protein PAM71, chloroplastic isoform X2 — MLITGKIPVSLSSSLHTSSYQELMTTEDKRYNFTLLPHTSEICSYHGKFTLLNKPIEKSVISLRCGVLNAPSLNYLKLLMMCGLFTLQSTEQALAGTDTASSLQSFSFLGDLSDISTGFASAFLLIFFSELGDKTFFIAALLAARNSAAVTFVGTFGALAVMTIISVILGRTFHYVDDILPFRFGNADLPIDDLAAVCLLVYFGVSSLLEASSSDGLKAEEEQKEAELAVSELSGSGAGILAAANTVFSTFLLVFVAEWGDKSFFSTIALAAASSPLGVIAGALAGHGVATLLAVLGGSFLGTYLSEKAIAYIGGTLFLVFAAVTLIEIVS; from the exons CACTCCACACTTCCAGTTATCAA GAGCTTATGACTACAGAGGATAAACGTTACAACTTCACACTGTTGCCTCATACCAGTGAAATTTGCAGCTATCATGGAAAATTTACGCTGTTGAATAAGCCAATTGAGAAAAGTGTGATATCATTACGTTGTGGAGTGCTAAATGCTCCATCACTTAATTATCTTAAACTCTTGATGATGTGTGGATTGTTCACTCTTCAAAGTACTGAGCAAGCACTTGCCGGTACAGATACTGCTAGCAGCCTGCaatccttttcctttttaggGGATCTCAGCGATATTAGCACAGGTTTTGCTTCA GCATtcttgttgatatttttttccgAACTTGGCGATAAAACCTTCTTCATTGCG GCACTTCTAGCTGCTAGGAACTCTGCTGCTGTCACTTTCGTTGGGACTTTTGGGGCACTAGC GGTAATGACGATTATCTCTGTTATTCTTGGACGAACTTTTCACTATGTTGATGATATCCTTCCATTCAG ATTTGGGAATGCAGATTTGCCTATTGATGATCTTGCTGCAGTTTGCCTCCTG GTATATTTTGGTGTTTCATCCTTGCTTGAAGCCTCCTCCAGTGATGGCCTAaaagcagaagaagaacagAAGGAG GCAGAGCTGGCAGTTTCAGAACTTTCAGGATCTGGTGCCGGTATTCTGGCTGCTGCTAACACAGTGTTTAGCACGTTTCTGTTAGTTTTTGTCGCTGAATGGGGTGATAAGTCTTTTTTCTCTACGATAG CACTTGCTGCGGCCTCGTCACCTCTTGGAGTCATTGCAGGAGCACTCGCTGGTCATGGAGTAGCAACATTG CTTGCTGTTCTGGGTGGCTCTTTCCTGGGGACATACCTCTCTGAGAAG GCAATCGCGTACATTGGTGGTACTCTGTTCCTTGTGTTTGCTGCAGTTACATTAATAGAGATCGTGAGCTAG